In Dyadobacter subterraneus, a single genomic region encodes these proteins:
- a CDS encoding TonB-dependent receptor, whose product MKHLFTLIWILSLLGASTVMAQNGEIRGKILTQDNKSFEGVNITLKDTKYGNITNADGKFQLKAPKGNYTLIVSVLGNEKKELPVEITAGKILTLENIQLQENGISLQDAVVTGQFGKQSLRNSVYQVRTIDSERIRARGATNIQTILNTELGIRFSNDPTLGTTDIQLMGMTGQSVKILLDGIPLVDRGATRESLGQIDINTIERIEIVEGPMSVIYGTDALAGVINIITKKGDGSDNLSVSARLQEETVGDEYNAFDKKGTHNENIGITWQKNGFQLNGGVTRNNFGGWQGDSTGRVKAWMPKEQMLFNAGIGYTKEKWNVWYRFNGTDETIKYLGNINVANTAGDKDYITKRWFHQAQGEYHASDKLGFTGALSYTDYSRKTLSTNIDFNTGKRTLSLDPAAQDKSIFTTVFFRGTALYKVSPNVSLLPGIEINNNNASGARIKGSPTINEYAFFVSSELKVTPAIKLSPGVRFIKNSVYDAPPVIPSLNAKITLNNVLDLRMGYARGFRSPALRELYFDFHDASHSINGNENLKAEYSNSFNTFLVWQVKQQSSLKVTSTLGGFYNIFHNRIDTGFDPNNPSQTTYLNISLFKTTGVSLDNKFYWKNIQATLGATYIGTYNDILDESEGVTEDLPEFVWSPEINANFLYNFSKIGASINFFYKYTGKKPAYALISGTPVTASLRQISGYNMADLTVTKTLGKYINLIGGAKNLFDLTSIKNTTIGSGHDATGPGFNGRSYFLGMNIHWSKK is encoded by the coding sequence ATGAAACATCTATTTACACTCATTTGGATTCTTTCCTTACTTGGCGCCAGTACGGTAATGGCTCAAAATGGAGAAATCAGAGGAAAGATTTTAACCCAGGACAATAAGTCTTTTGAAGGTGTAAACATTACTTTGAAAGACACCAAATATGGTAATATTACAAATGCTGACGGTAAATTTCAGTTAAAAGCTCCCAAAGGAAATTACACGCTTATCGTTAGCGTGTTGGGGAATGAGAAGAAAGAATTACCTGTTGAAATAACCGCTGGAAAAATCCTGACTCTCGAAAATATACAACTTCAGGAAAATGGAATTTCTCTTCAGGATGCAGTAGTTACCGGCCAATTTGGCAAACAATCGCTACGCAACTCAGTGTATCAAGTCCGCACAATTGATAGTGAACGCATCCGGGCGCGAGGAGCAACAAATATTCAGACAATCCTGAACACCGAATTAGGAATCAGATTTTCCAACGATCCGACTTTGGGAACTACCGATATCCAGCTGATGGGTATGACGGGACAAAGTGTAAAAATACTGCTCGATGGAATTCCATTAGTAGATCGTGGTGCAACACGTGAAAGTCTTGGACAAATTGATATAAATACCATTGAACGTATAGAGATCGTCGAAGGCCCAATGTCTGTGATTTATGGTACGGATGCTTTGGCAGGTGTTATCAATATTATTACAAAAAAAGGTGATGGAAGCGATAACTTATCCGTTTCCGCACGTCTTCAGGAAGAAACTGTTGGTGATGAGTATAACGCTTTTGACAAAAAAGGTACTCACAATGAAAACATTGGCATAACCTGGCAAAAAAACGGTTTTCAGCTAAATGGCGGCGTGACACGGAACAATTTTGGCGGCTGGCAAGGAGATTCCACAGGTCGGGTAAAAGCCTGGATGCCAAAAGAACAAATGTTGTTCAACGCTGGTATTGGCTATACAAAAGAAAAATGGAACGTTTGGTACCGATTTAACGGGACTGATGAAACCATTAAATATCTTGGAAATATTAACGTGGCAAACACAGCCGGCGACAAAGATTATATTACCAAAAGATGGTTTCACCAGGCTCAAGGCGAGTATCATGCAAGTGATAAACTGGGTTTTACTGGCGCACTTTCTTACACAGATTACAGCCGGAAAACACTAAGTACCAACATTGATTTCAATACCGGAAAACGTACACTTTCTCTGGATCCAGCGGCTCAGGATAAATCCATTTTCACTACTGTTTTTTTCAGAGGAACTGCTCTTTACAAAGTTTCGCCTAATGTATCTCTGCTGCCAGGAATTGAAATAAATAACAACAACGCCAGTGGGGCCAGGATAAAAGGTTCGCCGACAATCAACGAATATGCGTTTTTTGTTTCATCCGAATTGAAAGTAACGCCAGCTATTAAATTGAGTCCAGGTGTCCGTTTTATCAAAAATTCAGTTTATGATGCACCTCCGGTGATCCCGTCTTTGAATGCTAAAATCACGTTGAACAATGTTCTCGATTTGCGTATGGGTTATGCGCGCGGTTTCCGCTCGCCAGCTTTGCGTGAATTATATTTCGATTTTCATGACGCGTCGCACTCTATTAATGGTAATGAAAACCTGAAAGCTGAATATTCGAATAGCTTCAATACGTTTCTGGTTTGGCAGGTAAAACAACAATCTTCTTTAAAAGTTACTTCCACGCTGGGTGGTTTTTACAACATTTTCCATAACAGAATCGATACCGGATTTGACCCAAATAACCCGTCACAAACTACCTATCTGAATATCAGTTTATTCAAAACAACTGGTGTTAGCCTTGACAATAAATTTTACTGGAAAAATATTCAGGCGACTTTGGGAGCTACTTACATCGGAACTTATAACGACATTCTGGATGAGTCGGAAGGTGTAACAGAGGATTTGCCGGAATTTGTATGGTCGCCGGAAATCAATGCCAATTTTCTTTACAACTTCTCAAAAATTGGAGCAAGCATAAATTTCTTCTATAAATATACTGGCAAAAAACCTGCTTATGCACTCATCAGCGGCACACCGGTTACTGCAAGTTTGAGACAAATCAGCGGTTACAATATGGCTGATCTTACCGTCACCAAAACATTAGGAAAATACATCAACCTGATTGGCGGGGCGAAAAATCTTTTTGATTTAACATCGATCAAAAATACAACTATCGGTTCTGGTCATGATGCCACCGGACCAGGATTTAACGGTCGCTCTTACTTCCTCGGCATGAATATCCACTGGTCAAAAAAATAA
- a CDS encoding YceI family protein, whose translation MKFKFAVLIFAVLAFYQAHAQTSKVVSGSTDFSVKFILGTCKGTFDAPKGGAIFDPNNLNASAFNLTIAANSFKTNSDGRDKDMKSDKYFDVAKYPNIHFKSSKVEKKGDQYQAIGTLTIRDVSKTVTLPFDAKKNADGSYAVSSTFEINRLDYKVGESNWKLKDVVTVTIKAVIN comes from the coding sequence ATGAAATTTAAATTCGCAGTTTTAATCTTCGCAGTTCTGGCTTTTTACCAGGCTCACGCACAAACCTCGAAAGTGGTTTCCGGTTCAACTGATTTTAGTGTCAAGTTTATTCTAGGAACCTGTAAAGGTACGTTTGACGCCCCAAAAGGAGGAGCAATTTTTGATCCGAATAACCTGAATGCTTCGGCTTTTAATTTAACAATTGCTGCAAATTCTTTTAAAACCAATAGCGATGGAAGGGATAAGGACATGAAAAGTGATAAATATTTTGATGTTGCTAAATATCCCAATATTCATTTCAAATCGTCAAAGGTTGAAAAGAAAGGTGATCAATACCAGGCGATAGGAACGTTGACAATCAGAGACGTTTCCAAAACCGTTACGCTTCCATTTGATGCAAAGAAAAATGCTGATGGCAGTTATGCTGTTTCCAGCACTTTTGAAATTAACCGTCTGGATTATAAGGTTGGTGAAAGTAACTGGAAATTGAAAGATGTTGTTACTGTGACGATTAAGGCGGTGATTAACTAA